The following are encoded together in the Pseudidiomarina andamanensis genome:
- the yjgA gene encoding ribosome biogenesis factor YjgA, whose protein sequence is MSEFEHDDDIVSKSELKRAAEAQQQLGETLVSLAEGKLAKIPLDEELLDAIHLAQRIRNTREGYRRQLQLIGKMMRHRDTGPIEQALAELEHSHHEQNALFHQLEKHRDAILAIGDEAIQHFIDAYPQADRQKLRQLYRQANKQAEQNKPPAAKRELFKYLREVATV, encoded by the coding sequence ATGAGCGAATTTGAGCACGACGACGATATCGTCAGTAAATCTGAATTAAAACGCGCCGCCGAAGCGCAGCAACAGCTTGGCGAAACACTTGTTAGCCTAGCTGAAGGCAAACTAGCGAAAATTCCTCTCGATGAAGAGCTACTCGATGCTATTCATCTTGCGCAACGTATTCGTAATACACGCGAAGGCTACCGTCGTCAGTTGCAGCTTATCGGTAAAATGATGCGCCACCGCGACACCGGCCCTATCGAGCAAGCTCTCGCCGAACTTGAGCATTCACACCATGAACAAAATGCATTGTTTCACCAACTGGAGAAACACCGTGATGCTATTTTGGCCATTGGCGACGAAGCCATTCAACATTTCATTGATGCGTACCCGCAAGCCGATCGTCAAAAACTACGTCAGCTCTATCGCCAAGCGAACAAGCAAGCTGAACAAAATAAGCCACCTGCAGCAAAACGCGAACTGTTCAAATACTTACGTGAGGTGGCCACCGTTTAA
- the pmbA gene encoding metalloprotease PmbA, with translation MIPDMNELQTELHDVEQAVADAINYAKQLGVSAAECAMSRSSGINVATRLGEVETVEFNQDGALGITVFRGQQKGSSSTTDLTAKAIRAAVEKANDIARYTSEDPYAGLAPAELMATSIPDLDLCHPADQSAEFALEQALACEQHALQLDPRIVNSDGAGYSSHVGYRVYGNSHGFVAGYLQSRHSLSCSLIAKSGDAMQRDYSYTVARHRDDLWTPHQVAEDAVQSTVSRLDGRKIATAKVPVIFRADVANSLFGHLVAGISGGSLYRKSSFLVDHLGKQILPSWLTVQERPHLRGALASSPFDHEGLATHDRDIIQEGVLQTYLLTSYSARKLGMEPTGHAGGIHTWEVNHQVENLAALCKKMGTGLLVTELMGQGVNIVNGDYSRGAAGFWVENGEIQYPVEEITIAGNLKDMLANIVAIAGDVDARHGVRTGSVLLEEMRIAGV, from the coding sequence ATGATTCCGGACATGAATGAACTTCAAACAGAACTGCACGACGTGGAGCAGGCTGTTGCCGACGCAATTAACTACGCCAAGCAACTTGGTGTGAGTGCCGCTGAGTGCGCGATGAGTCGTAGCAGCGGCATCAACGTGGCAACGCGTCTGGGTGAAGTTGAGACGGTTGAATTCAATCAAGACGGCGCGCTTGGTATTACAGTATTTCGAGGCCAGCAAAAAGGATCATCTTCGACAACCGACTTGACTGCAAAAGCGATTCGCGCGGCGGTAGAAAAGGCCAATGATATTGCTCGTTATACCTCTGAAGATCCATACGCTGGATTGGCACCGGCTGAATTAATGGCGACCTCGATACCTGATTTAGACTTATGTCATCCAGCGGACCAAAGTGCCGAATTTGCCTTAGAGCAAGCGTTAGCGTGTGAACAACATGCGTTACAACTTGACCCGCGTATTGTCAATTCAGACGGTGCAGGTTATAGCAGCCATGTTGGCTATCGAGTATACGGAAATAGCCATGGATTTGTGGCCGGCTACTTGCAATCTCGACATAGTCTAAGCTGTTCGCTTATTGCGAAAAGCGGTGATGCCATGCAACGTGACTATAGTTATACAGTGGCGCGCCATCGTGATGATTTATGGACGCCTCATCAGGTAGCGGAAGATGCCGTGCAAAGCACGGTGTCGCGTTTAGATGGCCGTAAAATAGCAACGGCAAAAGTGCCCGTGATTTTCCGTGCCGATGTTGCTAACAGTTTGTTCGGGCATTTGGTGGCAGGTATCAGCGGCGGCAGTCTCTATCGTAAATCGAGCTTCTTGGTCGACCATTTAGGCAAACAAATTCTGCCAAGTTGGTTAACTGTGCAAGAGCGGCCGCATTTGCGAGGTGCTTTGGCGAGTAGCCCGTTTGATCATGAAGGTTTGGCGACTCATGACCGCGATATTATCCAAGAGGGTGTTCTGCAGACCTATCTTTTGACTAGCTATTCTGCGCGAAAACTGGGTATGGAGCCGACCGGACACGCCGGCGGGATTCATACTTGGGAAGTCAATCATCAGGTTGAGAATTTGGCTGCGCTTTGCAAAAAGATGGGTACCGGCTTATTGGTGACAGAACTGATGGGGCAAGGTGTGAATATCGTCAACGGCGATTACTCTCGTGGTGCAGCTGGTTTCTGGGTTGAGAACGGTGAAATCCAATACCCAGTCGAGGAAATAACGATTGCTGGCAATTTAAAAGATATGTTGGCGAATATTGTTGCGATTGCGGGTGACGTGGACGCACGTCATGGCGTTCGTACAGGTTCGGTTCTACTCGAAGAAATGCGGATTGCTGGGGTTTAA
- the mgtE gene encoding magnesium transporter, with amino-acid sequence MLAEVADKEFAEQRIQEVSESLARGMYVQARRQLHNLPAWDVALLLESSPPKARAIIWQLVDADEHGDILEELSEEVQKSVIRQMAPEKLAAATEGMDTDDLAYVLRGLPEQIYQEVLKSMDEQDRHRAEQALSYADETAGGMMNTDTITLRPDVTIDVVLRYLRLKGELPEATDKLYVVDRDDKFIGEIGITRLLTVDPTKLVSDVMDQDIQGIPVDMDETEVAKLFERQDWISAPVVDDENRLLGRITIDDVVDIIREDAQHSMLSMAGLDDDEDTFAPVLKSTRRRSIWLGVNLITALLAAAVSSMFEDILAQMAILAILNTIVPSMGGIAGSQTLTLVIRGMALGHIGQSNQRWLIGKELAIGALNGVIWAILIAGVVALWKQDLVIGGIIAFAMMANLLAAGLAGVTVPLVLKKFDIDPALAGGVILTTVTDVVGIFAFLGTATLLLG; translated from the coding sequence ATGCTAGCTGAAGTTGCCGACAAAGAATTTGCCGAACAACGTATTCAGGAAGTTTCTGAATCGTTAGCTCGTGGCATGTACGTGCAAGCGCGGCGCCAACTACATAACCTCCCAGCCTGGGACGTAGCCCTCTTACTCGAATCATCTCCTCCGAAAGCTCGTGCCATCATTTGGCAGCTCGTCGATGCTGACGAGCATGGTGATATTCTTGAAGAGCTTTCCGAAGAAGTTCAGAAGTCCGTTATTCGGCAAATGGCGCCCGAGAAACTGGCGGCTGCCACCGAAGGCATGGACACCGATGACCTTGCTTACGTTCTACGTGGTCTTCCGGAGCAAATTTATCAAGAAGTTCTAAAATCGATGGACGAGCAAGATCGTCATCGTGCAGAACAAGCCTTGTCATATGCCGACGAAACCGCCGGCGGCATGATGAACACCGACACCATCACCTTGCGCCCAGACGTCACCATAGATGTGGTATTGCGTTACTTGCGCTTGAAAGGTGAATTGCCAGAAGCCACTGATAAACTTTATGTGGTCGACCGTGACGACAAATTTATTGGTGAGATTGGAATTACCCGCCTGCTGACTGTTGATCCAACAAAGCTCGTAAGCGATGTCATGGATCAGGATATTCAGGGTATTCCTGTCGATATGGACGAAACCGAAGTCGCGAAGCTGTTCGAACGTCAAGACTGGATCTCGGCACCAGTAGTTGATGATGAAAATCGTCTACTTGGTCGTATCACCATCGATGACGTGGTCGACATCATTCGTGAAGATGCGCAGCACTCCATGTTGAGTATGGCTGGTTTAGATGACGACGAAGATACCTTCGCACCGGTTCTAAAGAGTACGCGTCGTCGCAGTATCTGGTTAGGTGTTAACCTGATAACCGCATTGCTAGCCGCCGCCGTTAGCTCGATGTTTGAAGATATTTTGGCGCAAATGGCGATCTTAGCCATTCTCAACACAATTGTCCCGAGTATGGGCGGTATCGCTGGCTCGCAAACGCTAACCTTGGTCATTCGCGGCATGGCATTGGGTCACATTGGCCAAAGCAACCAACGTTGGTTGATTGGAAAAGAACTCGCCATTGGTGCACTAAACGGGGTAATTTGGGCAATTCTCATTGCCGGAGTCGTTGCACTATGGAAACAAGATTTAGTGATCGGCGGAATTATTGCTTTCGCCATGATGGCCAACTTACTCGCAGCGGGTTTGGCTGGGGTGACGGTTCCGCTTGTTTTGAAGAAGTTTGATATCGATCCTGCATTAGCCGGTGGTGTCATTCTAACTACTGTCACTGACGTGGTTGGTATCTTTGCCTTCCTTGGCACAGCAACGTTATTGCTGGGTTAA
- a CDS encoding HPr family phosphocarrier protein has product MTEAIRRTVTIRNKLGLHARAATKLAKLTHEFDAKVSIVQGEQHVDASSVMCLLLLASGQGREIDIVAEGKDALQAVDAIANLIESRFDEEQ; this is encoded by the coding sequence ATGACTGAAGCTATCCGTCGCACCGTTACCATTCGTAATAAACTCGGATTGCATGCTCGCGCCGCAACGAAGCTTGCCAAACTCACTCATGAATTTGATGCAAAAGTATCCATTGTGCAAGGCGAACAGCACGTCGACGCGTCGAGTGTGATGTGTTTATTGCTGCTCGCTAGCGGTCAAGGACGTGAAATAGATATTGTTGCTGAAGGTAAAGATGCCCTCCAAGCAGTTGATGCAATTGCAAACTTAATTGAATCTCGCTTTGATGAAGAGCAATGA
- the rapZ gene encoding RNase adapter RapZ: protein MQLIIVTGRSGSGKTIALRVLEDLGYYCVDNLPITLMPTLVHAVIDQYDKVAVSVDVRNLPPDQNELTEALDFLPSKVKPEILYIDSSEAILLRRFGETRRLHPLSQKEMPLADALAAEAAMLEPLAERATWRIDSSDLSVHQLSEQVSERVLGKAASRLIVVFQSFGYKYGLPPDLDYAFDARILPNPHWVPELKPLTGNDPAVQHFFEQQPLVTKFIHQLEVFFETWLPHFQRSNRSYLTIGIGCTGGQHRSVYIAEQLAKRFSEQPFKVQVRHRESSRHKKT, encoded by the coding sequence ATGCAACTAATTATTGTCACAGGCCGATCTGGCTCAGGTAAAACCATTGCTCTGAGAGTTCTCGAAGATCTCGGCTATTACTGTGTCGATAATTTACCAATTACCTTGATGCCAACGCTGGTACACGCGGTAATTGACCAATACGATAAAGTTGCCGTTAGCGTTGATGTTCGAAATCTTCCACCTGATCAAAATGAGCTCACAGAAGCACTGGATTTTTTACCTAGTAAGGTCAAACCCGAGATACTCTACATTGATTCGTCGGAAGCGATTTTACTTCGTCGATTTGGCGAAACTCGCCGTTTGCATCCATTGTCGCAAAAAGAAATGCCATTAGCTGATGCGCTAGCTGCAGAGGCAGCTATGCTAGAACCCTTAGCAGAGCGTGCGACATGGCGAATTGATAGTAGTGATCTGAGCGTCCACCAGCTCAGTGAGCAGGTTTCTGAGCGTGTACTTGGCAAAGCAGCTTCTCGCTTAATTGTTGTATTTCAATCATTTGGCTATAAATATGGCCTTCCGCCTGATTTAGATTATGCGTTTGATGCGCGCATACTGCCCAACCCGCACTGGGTTCCTGAACTTAAGCCATTAACCGGCAACGATCCTGCCGTTCAACATTTTTTTGAGCAACAACCGTTAGTGACGAAGTTTATCCACCAGTTAGAAGTGTTCTTTGAAACTTGGTTGCCGCATTTTCAACGCAGTAATCGTAGCTACCTGACTATCGGCATTGGCTGCACCGGCGGTCAACACCGCTCTGTCTATATTGCTGAGCAACTTGCCAAGCGTTTCAGTGAGCAACCATTCAAGGTTCAAGTTCGACATCGCGAATCAAGCCGTCACAAGAAAACTTGA
- the ptsN gene encoding PTS IIA-like nitrogen regulatory protein PtsN, with the protein MDLSTLLSPDCTRCAVDGSSKKKVLELIGQLAAPRLSGTTSFDVFESLLNRERLGSTGIGMGVAIPHGRLASANKPVAVLFTLSSPIDFDAIDNQPVDIIFALLVPEDQHEQHLQTLASVAQRLNDKNCTRALRDAHSDQELYDLFTG; encoded by the coding sequence ATGGATTTATCCACCTTGTTAAGCCCCGACTGCACGCGCTGTGCAGTCGACGGCTCGAGTAAAAAGAAAGTACTTGAGCTCATCGGCCAATTGGCCGCCCCTCGCCTGTCTGGCACCACCAGCTTCGATGTTTTTGAGAGCCTGCTTAATCGCGAAAGATTAGGGAGTACCGGCATTGGCATGGGCGTTGCTATACCGCATGGACGATTAGCGAGTGCCAACAAACCTGTTGCTGTTCTTTTCACGCTGTCATCACCAATCGACTTCGATGCCATAGACAACCAGCCGGTGGATATTATTTTTGCCTTGCTCGTACCCGAAGATCAACACGAGCAACACCTACAAACACTTGCTTCAGTAGCACAGCGATTAAACGATAAGAATTGTACGCGGGCTTTACGAGATGCCCACAGCGATCAAGAATTATATGACCTGTTCACGGGGTAA